A region from the Lemur catta isolate mLemCat1 chromosome 7, mLemCat1.pri, whole genome shotgun sequence genome encodes:
- the EEF1G gene encoding elongation factor 1-gamma yields the protein MAAGTLYTYPENWRAFKALIAAQYSGAQVRVLSAPPHFHFGQTNRTPEFLRKFPAGKVPAFEGDDGFCVFESNAIAYYVSNEELRGSTPEAAAQVVQWVSFADSDIVPPASTWVFPTLGIMHHNKQATENAKEEVRRILGLLDAHLKTRTFLVGERVTLADITVVCTLLWLYKQVLEPSFRQAFPNTNRWFLTCINQPQFRVVLGDVKLCEKMAQFDAKKFAESQPKKDTPRKEKGSREEKPKPQAERKEEKKAAAPAPEEEMDECEQALAAEPKAKDPFAHLPKSTFVLDEFKRKYSNEDTQSVALPYFWEHFDKDGWSLWYSEYRFPEELTQTFMSCNLITGMFQRLDKLRKNAFASVILFGTNNSSSISGVWVFRGQELAFPLSPDWQVDYESYTWRKLDPGSEETQTLVREYFSWEGAFQHVGKAFNQGKIFK from the exons ATGGCGGCTGGG ACCCTGTACACATATCCTGAAAACTGGAGGGCCTTCAAGGCCCTCATCGCTGCTCAGTACAGCGGTGCTCAGGTCCGCGTGCTCTCCGCACCACCCCACTTCCACTTTGGTCAAACCAACCGCACCCCTGAATTTCTCCGTAAATTTCCTGCTGGCAAG GTTCCAGCATTTGAGGGTGATGATGGATTCTGTGTGTTTGAGAGCAATGCCATTGCCTACTATG TGAGCAATGAGGAACTGCGGGGAAGTACTCCAGAGGCAGCAGCCCAAGTGGTGCAGTGGGTGAGCTTTGCTGATAGCGACATAGTGCCCCCAGCCAGTACCTGGGTGTTCCCCACCTTGGGCATCATGCACCACAACAAACAG GCCACGGAGAACGCGAAGGAGGAAGTGAGGCGAATTCTAGGGCTGCTGGATGCTCACTTGAAGACGAGGACTTTCCTGGTGGGCGAACGAGTAACACTGGCTGACATCACAGTTGTGTGTACCCTGTTGTGGCTCTACAAGCAG GTCCTGGAGCCTTCTTTCCGCCAGGCCTTTCCCAATACCAACCGCTGGTTCCTCACCTGCATTAACCAGCCCCAGTTCCGGGTTGTCTTGGGGGACGTGAAACTGTGTGAGAAGATGgcccagtttgatg CTAAAAAGTTTGCAGAGAGCCAGCCGAAAAAGGACACCCCACGGAAAGAGAAGGGTTCACGGGAAGAGAAGCCGAAGCCCCAGGCCGAgcggaaagaggagaaaaaggcagCTGCCCCTGCTCCTGAGGAGGAGATGGACGAATGTGAGCAGGCCCTGGCTGCTGAGCCCAAGGCCAAGGACCCCTTTGCTCACCTGCCCAAGAG TACCTTTGTGTTGGATGAATTTAAGCGAAAGTACTCCAACGAGGACACACAGTCTGTGGCACTGCCATATTTTTGGGAGCACTTTGATAAGGATGGCTGGTCCCTGTGGTACTCGGAGTACCGCTTCCCTGAAGAGCTCACTCAGACCTTTATGAGTTGCAACCTCATCACTG GAATGTTCCAGCGGTTGGACAAGCTGAGGAAGAATGCCTTTGCCAGTGTCATCCTCTTTGGCACCAACAACAGTAGCTCCATTTCTGGAGTCTGGGTCTTCCGGGGCCAGGAGCTTGCCTTTCCG CTGAGTCCAGATTGGCAGGTGGACTATGAGTCATATACATGGCGGAAACTGGATCCTGGCAGTGAGGAGACTCAGACGCTGGTTCGAGAGTACTTTTCCTGGGAGGGGGCCTTCCAGCATGTGGGCAAAGCCTTCAATCAGGGCAAGATCTTCAAGTGA
- the TUT1 gene encoding speckle targeted PIP5K1A-regulated poly(A) polymerase isoform X2, producing MDKDKGVFAIVEMGDVGAREAVLSQSQHSLGGHRLRVRPREQKEFQSPASKSPKGAAPDSQQLAKALAEAPDVGTQMLKLVGLRELSEAERHLRSLVVALMQEVFTEFFPGCVVHPFGSSINSFDVHGCDLDLFLDMGDLEEPQPAPKPPESPSLDSALASPLDPQALACTPTSPPDSQPPASPQDSEALDFETPSSSLAPRTPDSALASETLASPQSLPPASPIQEDRGEGDLGKALELAETPKGEKTEGGAMLELVGSILRGCVPGVYRVQTVPSARRPVVKFCHRPSGLHGDVSLSNRLALHNSRFLSLCSELDGRVRPLVYTLRCWAQGRGLSGSGPLLNNYALTLLVIYFLQTRDPPVLPTVSQLTQKAGEGEQVEVDGWDCSFPRDASRLEPSTNVEPLSSLLAQFFSCVSCWDLRGSLLSLREGQALPVAGVLSSNLWEGLRLGSMNLQDPFDLSHNVAANVTSRVARRLQNCCRVAANYCRSLQYQRRSSRGREWGLLPLLQPSSPSSILSATPIPFPPAPFTRLTVALVRVFREALGCHVEQGTKRPWSEGGGTEESPQGGTSKRLKLDGQKKSCKEGKEVEQGHAGDHGEDGVEEMVIEVGEMVQDWAMRSPGQPAEPPLMSGRHLATGEEGQPGHAALAEEGPKGLEAAQGGSKGETVKGPSLSSVSWRCALWHRVWQGRRRARRRLQQQTKEGGGGEAGTGAEWLATEARVTQELRGLSSGEQRPETEPLLTFVVYASQADQTLTVTPLQDSQGLFPDLHHFLQVFLPQAFQNLK from the exons GGAGTGTTTGCCATCGTGGAGATGGGGGACGTGGGTGCTCGGGAGGCTGTCTTATCACAGTCCCAGCACAGCCTAGGAGGACATCGCCTGCGTGTCCGGCCACGAGAACAGAAGGAGTTCCAGAGCCCAGCCTCCAAATCCCCCAAAGGAGCAGCCCCTGACAGTCAGCAGCTGGCCAAAGCACTAGCCGAGGCCCCAGATGTGGGGACACAAATGCTAAAGCTCGTGGGGCTGAGGGAGTTGTCTGAGGCTGAGCGGCACCTTCGGAGCCTCGTGGTGGCTCTGATGCAGGAGGTCTTCACAGAGTTCTTTCCTG GCTGTGTGGTCCATCCTTTTGGCTCTTCCATAAACAGCTTTGATGTCCATGGCTGTGATCTTGACCTCTTCTTGGATATGGGTGACTTGGAAGAGCCCCAG CCAGCTCCAAAGCCTCCAGAATCTCCATCCTTGGACTCGGCCCTTGCTTCCCCACTGGATCCTCAAGCCCTGGCCTGTACCCCGACCTCCCCTCCAGACTCGCAGCCTCCAGCTTCTCCCCAAGATTCTGAAGCCCTGGACTTTGaaactccttcctcctccctggcaCCCCGGACTCCAGACTCTGCTTTGGCCTCTGAGACCCTCgcctctccccagtccctgcctccagcctcaccAATCCaggaggacagaggagaggggGACCTGGGGAAGGCCTTGGAACTAGCAGAGACCCCAAAGGGGGAGAAAACAGAGGGGGGAGCAATGCTGGAGCTGGTGGGATCCATTCTCCGGGGCTGTGTCCCTGGGGTGTACCGAGTCCAAACTGTACCCTCTGCCCGGCGCCCTGTGGTCAAGTTCTGCCATCGGCCTTCAGGTCTCCACGGTGACGTCTCCCTCAGTAACCG GCTGGCTCTGCATAACTCCCGTTTCCTGAGTCTCTGCTCTGAGCTGGATGGGCGAGTTCGGCCCCTCGTGTACACCCTCCGCTGCTGGGCTCAGGGTCGGGGTCTGTCAG GGAGCGGCCCCCTTCTCAATAACTACGCCCTGACCTTGCTCGTGATCTATTTTCTTCAGACCAGGGACCCTCCTGTGTTGCCCACTGTGTCCCAGCTCACCCAGAAAGCAG GTGAGGGGGAACAGGTGGAAGTTGATGGCTGGGACTGTAGTTTCCCCAGGGATGCCTCGAGACTGGAGCCCAGCACCAATGTGGAGCCCCTCA gttcCCTACTGGCCCAGTTCTTCTCCTGCGTCTCTTGTTGGGATCTTCGTGGCTCACTGCTGTCCCTGCGGGAGGGTCAGGCACTGCCTGTGGCAGGGGTCCTGTCCTCTAATCTCTGGGAGGGTCTGCGCCTTGGCTCCATGAATCTCCAGGACCCTTTTGACCTGAGTCACAATGTTGCAGCCAATGTGACCAGCCGGGTGGCTAGGCGGCTACAGAACTGCTGCCGAGTGGCAGCCAATTACTGCCGAAGCCTCCAGTACCAGCGCCGTTCGTCCCGGGGTCGGGAGTGGGGGTTGCTCCCCCTACTGCAGCCCAGCTCCCCGAGCTCCATACTGTCTGCTACACCGATCCCCTTTCCCCCGGCTCCCTTCACTCGGCTCACTGTTGCCCTGGTCCGGGTGTTCAGGGAAGCACTGGGGTGCCACGTAGAACAGGGAACCAAGAGACCATGGTCAGAAGGAGGTGGAACTGAGGAGTCTCCCCAGGGAGGGACAAGCAAAAGATTGAAACTAGATGGACAGAAAAAGAGCTGCAAGGAGGGGAAAGAGGTGGAGCAGGGACATGCAGGGGACCACGGTGAAGATGGGGTAGAAGAAATGGTTATAGAGGTTGGAGAGATGGTGCAGGACTGGGCTATGCGGAGCCCTGGGCAGCCAGCAGAGCCACCCCTGATGAGTGGCAGGCATCTAGCCACTGGAGAAGAGGGGCAGCCAGGCCATGCAGCACTGGCAGAGGAGGGCCCCAAGGGACTTGAAGCAGCCCAAGGAGGGTCTAAAGGTGAGACAGTGAAGGGGCCATCACTCTCCTCAGTGAGCTGGCGCTGTGCCTTGTGGCACCGAGTGTGGCAGGGGCGGCGGCGTGCCCGGAGACGCTTGCAGCAGCAAACCAAGGAAGGAGGCGGTGGCGAGGCTGGCACAGGAGCAGAGTGGTTGGCAACTGAGGCTCGGGTAACCCAGGAGCTGAGAGGACTGAGCAGTGGTGAACAGAGGCCAGAGACTGAGCCCCTCCTGACCTTTGTGGTGTATGCGTCCCAGGCTGACCAGACACTCACTGTGACCCCACTCCAGGATTCCCAAGGCCTGTTCCCTGATCTCCATCATTTCTTACAGGTTTTCCTCCCTCAGGCATTTCAAAATCTCAAATGA